In Carbonactinospora thermoautotrophica, the genomic stretch CGGACTCGGCGCGCGAGGTGCCCCACGAGCGGCTGCGCGACACCGACGTCGACGTGGTGGTCCTGCAGCGCCCGCACGAGATCGACCGGTGCGCCGAGTGGCTCGGCCGCTGGCCGGGCCGGGACGTCCCCGCCGTGTACGTCGAGCACAACACCCCCAAGGGGGACGTGCCGAACACCCGCCACCCGGTCGCGGACCGGGACGACCTCACCCTGGTCCACGTCACCCACTTCAACCGGCTGTTCTGGGACAACGGCCGCGCGCCGACGCGGGTGATCGAGCACGGGATCGTCGACCCCGGCTACCGGTACACCGGCGAGCTGGCCCGGGTGGCCGTGGCGGTCAACGAGCCGATCCGCCGGGGCCGGGTGACCGGCACCGACCTGCTGCCGGAATTCGCCCGGATCGCCTCGCTGGACGTGTTCGGCATGCGAACCGAGGGGCTGGCCGCCCGCCTGGGCCTGGCCCCGGACCGCTGCCGCTCGTACGACCTGCCGCAGCGCGTCCTGCACCAGGAGATGGCGCGCCGCCGGCTGTACGCGCACCCGCTGCGCTGGACGTCGCTCGGGCTTTCCCTGCTCGAGGCGATGCACCTCGGCCTGCCCGTGGTGGCTCTCGCGACCACCGAGGCCGTCGAGGCGGTGCCGCCCGAGGCCGGGGTGGTCTCGACCCGGATGGACGTCCTGCTCGACGCGGTACGGCGCTTCCTGAACGAACCGGAGGAGGCCGAGCGAGTGGGCAAGGCCGCCCGCGAGGCAGCGCTCGTCCGGTACGGGCTCGACCGCTTCCTCACCGACTGGGACCTGCTGCTCCAGGAGGTAGCCGCATGAAGATCGCGATGGTGTCCGAGCACGCGAGCCCACTGGCCACGATCGGCGGTGTCGACGCGGGTGGCCAGAACGTCCACGTCGCGTCGCTGTCGCAGGCGCTCGCGCGGCGTGGGCACGAGGTGACCGTCTACACCCGGCGGGACAGCCGGCGTCTCCCGCGCCGGATCGAGCTGTGCCCGGGGCTTGTCGTCGAGCACGTTCCCGCCGGGCCTCCTCGTGAGCTGCCCAAGGACGATCTCCTGCCGTATATGCCCGAGTTC encodes the following:
- a CDS encoding glycosyltransferase — translated: MRILLWHVHGSWTTAFVSGRHTYLLPVTPGRDADGLGRADRLSAGGWVWPDSAREVPHERLRDTDVDVVVLQRPHEIDRCAEWLGRWPGRDVPAVYVEHNTPKGDVPNTRHPVADRDDLTLVHVTHFNRLFWDNGRAPTRVIEHGIVDPGYRYTGELARVAVAVNEPIRRGRVTGTDLLPEFARIASLDVFGMRTEGLAARLGLAPDRCRSYDLPQRVLHQEMARRRLYAHPLRWTSLGLSLLEAMHLGLPVVALATTEAVEAVPPEAGVVSTRMDVLLDAVRRFLNEPEEAERVGKAAREAALVRYGLDRFLTDWDLLLQEVAA